AGCGCCGTGGTGATCGTCTTGGCGTGGCGGCCGGCATAGCGGGCCGCTGCACCACACCCACACGCAAGCTGCGGGCCGGCGTGGTCGGATTCGTCGGCGTTGAGGCGCCCCTCCACCGCGCGACAGGCGACCCCGAGCGCCTGTCGGCGTACCGCCGTCTCGATCGCCTCGAAGTCGATCCCCTCGGCCGTGCCCGGACCGATCAGCGCGTCGACCTCGGCTTCGATCTCGGCAACGAAGGCGCTTTTGAAGCCCCCTTTTTGGCCGCCGAGGGTTCGGCCGCCTGGGGGGCTTTAAGCTGATCGTTACACAGTTTTTCGCTGACATCGACCAACTCACGGATCAGGCGACGAAACCGACGATATGCTGTAATCTGCTCCAGGGTCTGCGACACCGCCGCGGCCGGGATAATCTTGGTCCGGGTCTTGCCCTCCACCGCATGGGTCAAGGACCAGCTGGGGCCATGCCCTCGCTCGCCCTGACCCGCACATCGGCAGGAGGGCTTGCCACACTTGCGATAGCGCGCCACCAGAGAGCCGGGCCGCATATCCCCTACGGAGACGAGTTGCGCCCGCAGTGCATCACGTTGCCTTGAGAGTGCATCAATCGGCGGAGTAGATGGTCCCATGGGGCCTCCTTTCTGACAGTTAATAAGACTGTCAGAATTATACCCCAAGCCCGCGCCCACTGCAACTCCCTAAGCAGCCTCACTTTTATGTCGTGCACCCCATACGCTGGAACGATTTGCTAGGCACATCCTCTTTGTGTATCAAACTTAAACATGCTTATCCGGTTGACTCCGAACGCTTCACCGGCCCCTGCAATGGGCCTGAGGGGCATTCCCATGGCCAGGGAAGGCCCCTGGGCTCCCAGAGAGCTGCGTTCTCTTGTTTCATCTCACGGCGACTCTTGCGGCGTCAGAGGAGACCAGGACGCAGATTTACGCGAACGAATCGTTTCGGAGTTAACTCAATAAGCATGAACTTAAATGGTCGCTGTCCCGAATGGCGCTAGTTTAAGGATTATTTGCATGAAAAAAATAGGTGAAAACATTGACTAAACCGGAACAGCTATTGTGCGGCGACAGCTTAAACTAGCGCCATTCGTCGCTGTCCCTATTTACACGGCTTATGCCATCGTTAAAATCCGAGGGATGCCAATCCCGGTTTCAGCGCTGCCTCCAGCTTGGTCATTGTCTCGACCATCTCCGACTGAATCTCCGGCCATTGCGACTCCGGACTGCGGTAGCCGCCTCGCTCAATCACGTGTTTGATGCGGCAGGCGCGCTTGGTGTCGAGACGTTCCCATGAAAGCGGCCCGCCGAACGCCTTTTCGATTTCGTCTTTGTGGGCGTGGAGCTGGTCGAAAATACGTTTGTTTTCAGTGGCCTCGCCCCGGTCAATGTAGAGTTCAGCGATGCCGTATTCCTGGACGATGGCGTAGTTGAGTCCGAGGCCGCGAATGCCAGAGCTTGCCCCCAGCCAACTGTGAGAGCCAGGCTTTATGTTGGCGTGCCGCGTCTTGCGGCTGCGGGCAATGGCGATCAATCCCGCCCAGAATTTCAACCGCACGTCGTAGCGTTCCGCCCGCTTCTTACGGCCCACCTGCTCTTTTTCCCTATGCTGCACTTGATACTCGTTGGCCTCGGGGAGAGGGATGATCTGCTGCACGTCGATCAACCGTTTCTCGCCGTCTTGGTAGGGGCGCAGGCGAACGCAGCGGATGTCGATGTCTCGCTCGCGCAGCCAGAGCACGGCGGTGGTGAGCTCCTTTCCGAAATCTTCAGAAACCAGCACAATGCGCACATCGGGGGCGAAGGCTTCCTCGTCTGGCTCTTCCCAGCCCAGAAAGGTGAGCATACGGGTGCGGGCTTCTTCAGCCGGTACGCCGATACGGGTCAGAAATTCGCCATGGATCTGCTCTGCCCTCGAAAACGTCATCGCTGACACCATGCTGGCGTAGCGGATGGCTTGGAGTTCCATGTGCCCGCCGTCGTTGGTGCGCTTCAATTCAATCACGACGAGATTCGCCTGCGGATCGATGGCGAGCAGGTCGATGCGGCGGCGGCTGTCGTCCCAATCGCCGAACTCCTCCGAGAGCACATAGAGATCATCGCCCAGCACGTCGATTTGCGTGCGCAACAATCGCTGGAGGTCATCGCGCTCGCGCACCTTGAGGTCGGCAAACGACGATTGGCTGAGCGGGTGGAAGGCGTCTGGAGTCATTTCGTAGAGCGGCATGGCAATGGTTCTCCGGTGTTATGTTTGGGTGGTGAGTTCGGCGACGAGGGCAGAGAGGAGGTTCGCGGCGGTGGCGCGGGAGGAGGCGAGCTGCGTTTCCAACGCGTCCACCAAGGCCATCAGTTGCTCCACTTTGGCCACGATCCGGCGTTGTTCGGCGAGGGAAGGGACTGGAATCTCGAATTGTTCGATCATCGCTTTGGTTAACGCCTCGCGCGTTGCTCCGACTTGAACATCGTCAATCAAGTTTTGGACAACCGGACTCGCGAGAAACAATTCCAGGAATGGGGGAATGATTTCTGCACTCGGTCGAAGGATGCAGACGTGCTGGTTGACTCTCGCGCCTTCCATGTCTTTCGGCGCAGTGGCTACACGGCCAATCGAGGCACCTGTGATGTTCAGCAATACATCGTCAGCTTTGACGGTCACGTTTTTGAGCTTTTCGGCCTGCTCAGCGTTCAAGAACGCGAGGCCATGCCGCACAAATCCGCCGAAGTGGACATTCATCGACCGAATCAATGGCACTCCGGATTCTTGGTAGGATTCCTTCCCGCCCGACGGAGTGGAGCCGCTTCCGATCTTCGTGGTCAGTTCCTTCAGCTTTCGTGTTTCCCAGTCGGCCGATTCAGGATCATGCGGCACAAGCAAACCTTGGACGGCGAGGGTGAGGATGGATTTGCGGAGGTCGGCGGGGGGGATGGCGTAGGACGGGTGGAAGAGGAACGGGAGGTTGGCCGGGGTGGGCGCGTCGGCAAAGCGGGCCAGCGACGCGCGGGCGAGCGCGGCGTGCCGCGTCTCCCGTTCCTGCTGCTGCAAGACCAGCCGATCACACAACGCCATCAACTCATCCACCTTCGCCACGATTCGCTTCTGCTCGGCGAGCGGTGGGACGACGACCAATAGGTCGCGAAGGTCGCCGAGAGAAACGTTGGGCATCGCGCCTCCCCGAGCTTTTGCCTTCACCTTGTTCGCAACGAACGAATCCAACTGCATTTTTAAAAACGGGATCTCGAATGACGCGCTAAAGCCTCGGATTATCGCCAACGCCTGATTGGTGTTCGCGGGCACGTCTCCAGAGCCAACGACGCAGGTCTTCCCGATTGTTCCCGCGATGGAAAAAAGGATGTCGCCACTTTCCAATTGGGATCGCTTCAGAAACTCATGCGTGGCTTCTGAGATGAACTGCTCCATCGAGGAACGATTGATGACTCCATCCGCGATGTTCTCCACCTTTACGAAAGGAATCCCTGATGCCTCATATTGGTGACCGTAGGAGGTCGGCGTTGATCCCTTCGTAATCAACGATGCGATGCTCCCGAGAGTTTGTTTTGGCCATCCGCCGTTGGCCTCGAGCTCCGCACTTTCGGAGGTTCTCAGGAGGCGGCCACCTATTGCGAAGTCGAGAATCAGCTCGCGCATCTTCGCCACCGCATCGGGCGCGTCGGCGAACTGGTCGAACTTCTCAAAAAACGTTTCCAGCTTCATTCAGCAGTCCCGGCGGTGGCGGTGAGGGCTTGGTGGAGTTCCTGTTTCAGCGCGGCGCGGGTGGCGGCGATCTGGGCGAGGAGCTTTTCGTATTCGGGCAGGAGGTGGTCCACGTCGCCGGGGCCGGTGTCGGGGTTGTGCGGGTTCTTGAGGTCGAGGTTGAAGTTGCCGGCCTTGATGGTGTCGATGGAGACGCGCCAGGCTTGCTCGTTTTCCACGCGGGACTTGAAGCCGTCTTTTTCCTCGCCCCACCAGGCGCGCTCGGCCTCGAACTCCTCGATGCGGATGGGTTTGCCCTTGTTGTAGCTTTTGGCGCCGGGCGGATAGGGGTGCTCGTAATACCAGACGTGGGTGGTGGGCGCACCTTTGGTGAAGAAGAGGAGATTGGTGCGGATGCCGGTGTAGGGATTGAAGACGCCGTTGGGCAGGCGGACGATGGTGTGAAGGTTGCACTCGGTGAGGAGGGCTTCCTTGATGCGGGTCTTGACGCCTTCGCCGAAGAGGGTGCCGTCGGGCAGCACGAGTCCGGCGCGGCCACCGGGCTTGAGGATCTTCATGAGGAGCACGAGAAAGAGATCGGCGGTCTCGCGGGTGCGGAACTCGGCGGGGTAGTTGGACTCGATGCCGTCCTCCTCCATGCCGCCGAAGGGCGGGTTGGTGACAATGACGACCACGCGCTCCTTGGGCGACCAGTCGCGCAGCGGCCGGGCAAGAGTGTTGTCGTGCCGCACATTTGAGGGGACATCAATGCCGTGCAGGAGGAGATTCGTCATGCACAGGACGTGCGGGAGGTGCTTCTTCTCGATGCCGGCGAAGCAGTCCTGGATGGTGCGTTCGTCGACCTCGGTCTTCGCCTGTTTGCGCAGGTGCTCGATGGCGCAGACGAGGAAGCCTCCGGTGCCGCAGGCCGGGTCGAGGATGCTCTCGCCGAGCCTGGGGTCGACCTGCTCGACGATGAACTGGGTGACGGCGCGCGGGGTGTAGAACTCACCCGCGTTACCGGCCGACTGCAGGTCCTTGAGGAGCTTCTCGTAGATGTCGCCGAACATGTGGCGGTCATCGGAGGCGTTGAAGTCGATGCCGTTGACCTTGTTGATGACCTGCCGCATGAGTGTGCCGTTCTTCATGTAGTTGTTGGCATCTTCGAAGGTCATGCGGATGAGGCCGGCAATCTTGTCTGCGCCACCGGTCAGCGACTTCAGTTTGGGCAGAAGGGTGTTGTTGACGAAGTCGAGCAGGGCATCGCCGGTAATGCCCTCGGCGTCAGTGGCCCAGGTGGACCAGCGGAGGTGCGGCGGCAGCGGCGACTTGTAGTTGTCGCGAATAAGTTCGAGTTCCTTTTCGCGGTCGTCGAAGATCTTGAGGAAGAACATCCAGCCGAGTTGTTCGAGGCGCTGGGCGTCGCCGTACGTTCCGGCGTCCTTGCGCATGATGTCCTGGATGGACTTGACAATACTGGAGACGTTGGACATGGGTCAGGCGGCTTCCTGGTAGAGATGGGTTTCGAGTTCTCTGATGGCGGCGAGGTACTTCTGCTTGCCACCAAAGAAGTTCACGATTTCGACCGGTGTGCCAAGCGTGGTTAGCGGATCGACCTTGAGGATTTCGAGAGACTCGACGCTCTTCAAGCCAGCGTCAGCGTACTTTTCGAGCAGAGCATCGAGCACGGCGCGCGCCCTGTCGCCATACTTGGCGAACACGTTGCGCTTGCGGACGTTCGCGGCTCGTTCGCGGCGCGTGAGCGGCGGTTGATCGAAGGCGACGTGACAGATGAGATCGAAGGCGTCGAGGTCTTGGCCGACCTGTTCAGCCAGCTCGTCGAGGAACACCCCCTGACCGGCCAGCTCTTCGACGATGGCCTGCTTGCGGGCGGCGTCGTGCCAGGCATTCAGGAAGGCATTGAGTGATGTGTAGGCCTTGCGCACCGCCTTGCGGGTGTAGTCCTTGAGCGACTCGGTGATGAGCTTGCCGTCGACGTCGAGGTATTGGACACGCTCGGTAACGACGGTGACTTCAACGTCGTTGACGTAGTACTTGACCGGCGTCTCGTGGATACCGAACGGCTTGGGCTCGACGCCCCCTTCTGCCGTGGGGTCCGGGTACATGTCCTCCGACTCCGGCAAGGGTGCATCGTCGGGCGGTACCGGCGATTGATCTGCCTTCGGTTCGTAGATCTGGACGGGATCGCCGTCGAAGGTCGGGTCCGCAAACAGCGCAGTGGCCCGCTTGAAGTCCATTATGGTGAAGAAGAACTTGTTGTAGTCCTCGTTAATGCGCGTACCGCGGCCGATGATCTGCTTGAACTCGGTCGGGGAGTTGATGCGCTTGTCGAGCACGATCAGGTGGCAGGTCTGCGAGTCGACGCCGGTCGACATCAGTTGCGAGGTGGTGACGATGACCGGGAAGGTGGACTCCGGATCGATAAAGTTGTCGAGTTGCGCCTTACCCTCCTCGTTATCCCCGGTTATCCGCATGACGTACCTGCTGTTGGCAGCGGCAAGATCGGCGTTGGCGTTCACCAGCGCCTGGCGCATGCGCTCGGCGTGGTCAACGTTCGCGCAGAAGACGATCGTCTTGGCGAAGCGGTCGGTGGCCTTGAGGAACTCGGTGATCTTGGCGGCCACCAACTCAGTGCGTTTCTCGAGGACCAGACGCCGATCGAAATCGAGGTCGTTGTACTCCCGATCTTCAATCTCCTGACCGTACTTGTCGGTCTTGCCTTTCTCCGGACGCCACCCTTCGAGATCCTTATCGATACCGATGCGGACCACCTTGTAGGGCGCCAGGAAGCCATCTGCGATTCCCTGCTTGAGCGAGTAGGTGTAGATCGGGTCGCCGAAGTACTCGATGTTGGAGACGTCCCGGGTTTCCTTGGGCGTAGCGGTCAGGCCAATTTGCGTGGCCGACGAGAAGTAATCGAGTACCCTGCGCCAGGCCGCGTCGTCGGCCGCACTCCCGCGGTGACACTCATCCACGACAACCAGGTCGAAGAAGTCAGGCGAGAACTGCTTGTAGATGTTCTGCTCTTCGTCGGTACCCGTAACCGCTTGGTACAGCGACAGGTAAATCTCGAACGCCTTGTCGACTGTACGATTAGTGATCTTGGTCATCGCCTTACCGAACGGCTTGAAGTCGTTAATCTTGGTCTGGTCGGCGAGAATATTACGGTCGACGAGGAAGAGGATCCGCTTCTTGGCACCCGCTTTCCAGAGACGCCAGATGATCTGGAACGCCGTGTAGGTCTTGCCGGTGCCCGTCGCCATGACGAGCAGGATGCGGTTCTCGCCGCGGGCGATGGCCTCGACCGTGCGGTTGATGGCGATAAGTTGGTAGTAACGCGGCGTTTTTCCCGAGCCGTCGTCGTTGTAGTCCTGGGTGGTCACCGCCTCCTGCGCGGCGGTGTAGCCCTTGCCCGCCCGGTAGCGTGCCCACAATTCTTCGGGCGACGGAAACTGGTCTAGCGGGATCTCCCGCTCCACGGTGCCGCCGGACCCTGTCCTGTCATGTTCCAGGAACGCGTCGCCGTTGGAGCTATAGGCGAAGGGTACATCGAGGATCTCTGCGTATTCGAGCGCCTGCTGGATACCTGCCCCCACCGCGTGCGTGTTGTCCTTTGCCTCGATGACCGCGATCGGGATGCCCGGCTTGTAGTAGAGGAGATAGTCGGCCTTCTTGGCCTCACCACGCTTGACAGTCTTACCCCTAACGATGACCCTGCCCTTCGTGAAATAGAACTCCTCGCGCAGCTGCGTCATCACGTTCCACTTGCTGCCGGTCGGGCCGACGAGCGCGGGGGTGATGAACTTCGTGCGGATGTCCGTTTCGGTCAGGGTCTTCTTATCCATTGTTCCTGCGATCGCGGCTCACGCTCCAGGCCAGTAGGGTATGCGAGGCTAGCGGCATGGCAACGACTTCAGTGATCGATGTCATTCCGGGCTCTCGCAACCCCACAGTTCCCTCGTCTAGCCGATGCGCCCAACCATGAAGTGAGCCGCGTTAGAGGTCGACAAAGGCCGGCGACCCATCTCCCAAGAAAGCTCCACTTCTCAACGACGAATTTGTTCGCAATCTCCCACACTTACCCCAACCGGTCAAGACTATTTAGCCGACAAACGCTGCCAGCTTCGGTGGCCTATCTCGGCCGCCCTATAGGCGATCAGCGGAGCTATTGGCCCCCAGTCCACCCCGGTTCAACATGTGGGCGTAGATCACCGTAGTGCTCACATCCAGATGACCAAGCAACTCTTGGACCGTCCGAATGTTATAGCCACTTCACACAGGTGGGTGGCAAACGAATGACGGAAGGTGGGGCACTGCAGGTTGAGAGCACCCAGCGTCACGAGTCGCCTGCTTCACGGCCCGCTGCAGGACGGACTCGTGTCGGTGGTGCCTGCGCTGTTCGCTGGTGATCCGGTCGGTGGCGTGGCGTGAGACCGGAACGACCCATTGCCACCCCCACTCCTTCAGCTAGACTGGCGTGGACCGGGCCGCGCCGGATGTCGCCCTTGAGTTGGACGTACCCTGCGACGGCTGGTGCCCCAAGGGGCGCAACGGCCGGGCCGGGCTCGGTGTCTACGATCCGCTTGCTGGTCTCCCGATGCTCTGGAATCCGGCGACCGGGTAGCGTTACAGCGTGGGGAAGGGGAACAGATGACAGCGGGGATGCCACCCTTGACATCGCGGTGTCCACCTCGCTTGACATGACCACCGCATCGCAGCGTCGATTACCACCACGAATCTGCCCTGCGGGAAGTCAACATGACGGGAGTGTAATCTGCACCACCCTCGGTGGCAGACGCGGTCCCTGTGGGCATCACTAACATACACTCTGCCACCTCATGCACGGCTCCCAAGGAACCTTTAGATAATCGCGTCGCGAAGGCTGGTCGAACTCTCAACGGGATCCTAGCCTACCTCCCTGACCGGGCGATGATCCGAATCACATACGAAGCGGCCCAGGGCCGCATGCCCCCTGCTGAGGCACCGATGTTCGCCACCAGACGGTACCACGCCCTGTTGCGGCAAGCTGGGCTGCGGCAGTTGCAGCATCTTGTTTTACGGCGAGCCGGCGTCTCCGGGATTAGAAGTACTCGACCTCCTCAGGCGGACCGCTCACCGGGATCATCTCTTCGCCGGTGGGAATAGGTCTGCGCGGCGTGTATGTCGCGTGTGCCTGCTCGTCGTAGAAGTAGACTCCGGCTGCCTTGAGGGGTTGAAAATTCGGGTCTGCTGCGACGTGATCGCCCCCTCCGACAGAAGGAAGCCAGCCCTTAAGGTTGGCTTCATAGCTGAGGAGCCAAAGACGACCACGAAGCTCATCTGCGGTCATCGCTTGCTCCCATTGAGCAAGAGATGTGGTCCGCGACGCTTGGCCCTTGCTCCGAAGGTCGAGCGCAAGGAGGGCTACGACCACGTCTTCGAGGGTAGAGACGGCCTTCATCGCGTAATCATCGAGAGGGAGACCAAACAGGAGCAAGCCCCAGAGAGCCCACGCCACCTCGCTTCCGTGGCCCCTTGGCGCATGGTCAGCAAGGATGTTGTGCAGCGCCGAATGTAGGTTCTGCGTGTCGAGCTTGTAGCCTGCGTCCACGTACCGCTTGAGTTGCTCGATTGCGAACGGAAGGGTTCCGGGCTCAGAACACGCGGCTTGAAGCAGGAGATGCTGAAAGAGAGCCCAGTTTGAAGGAGCAACGATTAGCGACGACGCGCGGCTGATTGCGTACCGGAGAACCGGATCACCAGGGTTTGCCGACGCGAGTTCAAAGGAACGATCGAAGTATCGGATGAGGTCGTATCGCTGTGAGCGAACCCCGGGGCGGAAGGAGAAGATCCGGAGTTCCGAAGACCAAGGGCTGTCCACTGGACTCGGCAGATCGATGATGCGGGTCTTGGTGGGATTGAGCTGAAGCTCGAACTCGTTCAGTACGCCCTGGAGGATTGAGAGCGCCCTTTCTGCATCGGAGTAGCTGGCGAAGCCCAACTCGTAATCGTCGATGTAACGGAAGCCGTTGAGAGCCACCTGCTTGGCCAGAAGAACGTCGGCCGCAGTGAGAACCACCTCAGCGATCACGAGGGAGGTGTCCGGACCAATCGGGATTCCGATAGTCTGCTGATCTTGCGCGTTTCGCAGGCATCGGTCGATCATGTTGCCGAGTAGGGCAGTTGACGTCTTCTGGATCTTGGCGACGGCCTTGAAATGGAGCGCCCACGGCACGCTGTGTGTGTAGAGAGATGGGTAGAACTGCGAAATGTCCGCACGGAGGATCACGCGTGATGTTGATTGGACCCGGGCGCGGTGGATTGGACGGTCGCTGAGTGCGGCTTTGCGGTCGATGGCCCGTTTGCCGGAGGCGTCGACCTGGGGGCTGGTTAGTGAAATCGGCGATTTGACGCAGTGTGCCACGATCGTCTGCCAGTGCGCCGCAACTAGTGAGGCAATCTGAGAGAAGCTCACGGGGTTTGGGATGCCCAGCCGTCGCCGAAGGCTGCCCGGTCGAGCGAGGTTGTGGACTGCGATCTGGGAAGAAAATGGAGGCGGCGGGTTCGGGTGAAACGCCGCGGGCAAAACAGTCAGTCTTGAGGCCGCGAGCGAGGCGAAGGGCTTCGTGGTAAATGGAGGAGGAAGCTCCCTCGCGAAGTAGCCGCGAGCTATCAGAGCGCCAAGGTCAGCCACTCGACTCGTACACTCCTTGCCCTCCAGCGCTAGCCCGCTCAGCCGGGCACCATCAGGCATCGTCGAACCGCCGGCTGCAGCGGCTTGCTGGGTATCGAGTTGTCCTCAGCGGCCAGACGGAGAAACAAAGCAGAACTGATTTCTCTCCACCGCGT
This genomic window from Candidatus Methylomirabilis limnetica contains:
- a CDS encoding DUF6788 family protein, whose amino-acid sequence is MGPSTPPIDALSRQRDALRAQLVSVGDMRPGSLVARYRKCGKPSCRCAGQGERGHGPSWSLTHAVEGKTRTKIIPAAAVSQTLEQITAYRRFRRLIRELVDVSEKLCNDQLKAPQAAEPSAAKKGASKAPSLPRSKPRSTR
- a CDS encoding DUF4268 domain-containing protein, yielding MPLYEMTPDAFHPLSQSSFADLKVRERDDLQRLLRTQIDVLGDDLYVLSEEFGDWDDSRRRIDLLAIDPQANLVVIELKRTNDGGHMELQAIRYASMVSAMTFSRAEQIHGEFLTRIGVPAEEARTRMLTFLGWEEPDEEAFAPDVRIVLVSEDFGKELTTAVLWLRERDIDIRCVRLRPYQDGEKRLIDVQQIIPLPEANEYQVQHREKEQVGRKKRAERYDVRLKFWAGLIAIARSRKTRHANIKPGSHSWLGASSGIRGLGLNYAIVQEYGIAELYIDRGEATENKRIFDQLHAHKDEIEKAFGGPLSWERLDTKRACRIKHVIERGGYRSPESQWPEIQSEMVETMTKLEAALKPGLASLGF
- a CDS encoding restriction endonuclease subunit S; this encodes MKLETFFEKFDQFADAPDAVAKMRELILDFAIGGRLLRTSESAELEANGGWPKQTLGSIASLITKGSTPTSYGHQYEASGIPFVKVENIADGVINRSSMEQFISEATHEFLKRSQLESGDILFSIAGTIGKTCVVGSGDVPANTNQALAIIRGFSASFEIPFLKMQLDSFVANKVKAKARGGAMPNVSLGDLRDLLVVVPPLAEQKRIVAKVDELMALCDRLVLQQQERETRHAALARASLARFADAPTPANLPFLFHPSYAIPPADLRKSILTLAVQGLLVPHDPESADWETRKLKELTTKIGSGSTPSGGKESYQESGVPLIRSMNVHFGGFVRHGLAFLNAEQAEKLKNVTVKADDVLLNITGASIGRVATAPKDMEGARVNQHVCILRPSAEIIPPFLELFLASPVVQNLIDDVQVGATREALTKAMIEQFEIPVPSLAEQRRIVAKVEQLMALVDALETQLASSRATAANLLSALVAELTTQT
- a CDS encoding type I restriction-modification system subunit M, whose product is MSNVSSIVKSIQDIMRKDAGTYGDAQRLEQLGWMFFLKIFDDREKELELIRDNYKSPLPPHLRWSTWATDAEGITGDALLDFVNNTLLPKLKSLTGGADKIAGLIRMTFEDANNYMKNGTLMRQVINKVNGIDFNASDDRHMFGDIYEKLLKDLQSAGNAGEFYTPRAVTQFIVEQVDPRLGESILDPACGTGGFLVCAIEHLRKQAKTEVDERTIQDCFAGIEKKHLPHVLCMTNLLLHGIDVPSNVRHDNTLARPLRDWSPKERVVVIVTNPPFGGMEEDGIESNYPAEFRTRETADLFLVLLMKILKPGGRAGLVLPDGTLFGEGVKTRIKEALLTECNLHTIVRLPNGVFNPYTGIRTNLLFFTKGAPTTHVWYYEHPYPPGAKSYNKGKPIRIEEFEAERAWWGEEKDGFKSRVENEQAWRVSIDTIKAGNFNLDLKNPHNPDTGPGDVDHLLPEYEKLLAQIAATRAALKQELHQALTATAGTAE
- the hsdR gene encoding EcoAI/FtnUII family type I restriction enzme subunit R; protein product: MDKKTLTETDIRTKFITPALVGPTGSKWNVMTQLREEFYFTKGRVIVRGKTVKRGEAKKADYLLYYKPGIPIAVIEAKDNTHAVGAGIQQALEYAEILDVPFAYSSNGDAFLEHDRTGSGGTVEREIPLDQFPSPEELWARYRAGKGYTAAQEAVTTQDYNDDGSGKTPRYYQLIAINRTVEAIARGENRILLVMATGTGKTYTAFQIIWRLWKAGAKKRILFLVDRNILADQTKINDFKPFGKAMTKITNRTVDKAFEIYLSLYQAVTGTDEEQNIYKQFSPDFFDLVVVDECHRGSAADDAAWRRVLDYFSSATQIGLTATPKETRDVSNIEYFGDPIYTYSLKQGIADGFLAPYKVVRIGIDKDLEGWRPEKGKTDKYGQEIEDREYNDLDFDRRLVLEKRTELVAAKITEFLKATDRFAKTIVFCANVDHAERMRQALVNANADLAAANSRYVMRITGDNEEGKAQLDNFIDPESTFPVIVTTSQLMSTGVDSQTCHLIVLDKRINSPTEFKQIIGRGTRINEDYNKFFFTIMDFKRATALFADPTFDGDPVQIYEPKADQSPVPPDDAPLPESEDMYPDPTAEGGVEPKPFGIHETPVKYYVNDVEVTVVTERVQYLDVDGKLITESLKDYTRKAVRKAYTSLNAFLNAWHDAARKQAIVEELAGQGVFLDELAEQVGQDLDAFDLICHVAFDQPPLTRRERAANVRKRNVFAKYGDRARAVLDALLEKYADAGLKSVESLEILKVDPLTTLGTPVEIVNFFGGKQKYLAAIRELETHLYQEAA
- a CDS encoding RNA-directed DNA polymerase — its product is MPDGARLSGLALEGKECTSRVADLGALIARGYFARELPPPFTTKPFASLAASRLTVLPAAFHPNPPPPFSSQIAVHNLARPGSLRRRLGIPNPVSFSQIASLVAAHWQTIVAHCVKSPISLTSPQVDASGKRAIDRKAALSDRPIHRARVQSTSRVILRADISQFYPSLYTHSVPWALHFKAVAKIQKTSTALLGNMIDRCLRNAQDQQTIGIPIGPDTSLVIAEVVLTAADVLLAKQVALNGFRYIDDYELGFASYSDAERALSILQGVLNEFELQLNPTKTRIIDLPSPVDSPWSSELRIFSFRPGVRSQRYDLIRYFDRSFELASANPGDPVLRYAISRASSLIVAPSNWALFQHLLLQAACSEPGTLPFAIEQLKRYVDAGYKLDTQNLHSALHNILADHAPRGHGSEVAWALWGLLLFGLPLDDYAMKAVSTLEDVVVALLALDLRSKGQASRTTSLAQWEQAMTADELRGRLWLLSYEANLKGWLPSVGGGDHVAADPNFQPLKAAGVYFYDEQAHATYTPRRPIPTGEEMIPVSGPPEEVEYF